TACACCGTTATGAAAAACACACCTTCCATTGTAATTTTTTAATTGTAGCCATCCGCCTCTCTTAGTAATAAAAAATTTAGTAGCAAATCCCAATCCTTTTATTCGCTCTATATCTTCATTTGATAGAGACATCTCGGTTTCTAAGCAACATTGAATGCATTTATTATCCATACAACAACGTTTCATACTACCAATTCTCTGCTATATTTTATCACTTATATCAGAAACATAGAATTATTGAGCTTTTTCAGTTCTTTTAAAAATCAAAAAACGGTCCCACCTTAAGAATATGTATTTTTCCATCTTACTCTGAAATCACCTTCAGTCTCGTTTCTAGGATAGCTGATAATGCGAAGCGTGCGTTAAGGAAAACTTACAAAAGAATGTTGTAAAAATAGCAAGAATTTTATCAATACTAGAAATAGAAACTCATATCGTCACTAAGCTTTCTTTCTCACAAGAATCTTGCTATTAACCGTCTGCACCATTTCCCATCCATTATTCAGATAATCTTCCAAATCTTTCTCAGTAACAAGTTTATTCTGAAACTTAGTTCGATTATAGCGCGCGCTAAAATTGGATTTCATTATACTTGGCTGAATCTCCGTATCATATATTCAGTTTGAGAGTTTCTTTCAAACCCCTATATCTATTCCTCACGGTCACTTCTGTTACATTCGCTACTTCAGCGATTTCTTTCTGTGTTTTCTTTACGTTATCGAGCACACAAGCAACGTACAGCGCCGCAGCAGCCAATCCCATAGGATTTTTACCAGATACCACTCCCTTTTGTTTTGCTTCTCCAAGTATTTCTATGGCTATTCTTTCCGTTTTAATAGGTATCTTCACTTTTGACCCTATCTTAGATATGCATCTTACGGGGTCTTCAACGGGCATTCTGATATCTTGCTCTTTAAGCAAAAGCCTGTAACAGCGTGCAACATCCTTTTTTTTCCTCACGCTACTAGCAGAAGCTACTTCCTTCAAAGTCCTCGGAGTTTCAGTAGCTCTACACGCTGCGTAAAGAGCGGCGGAAGCTATGGCTGCAATTGATCTACCGCGCACGAATCCGTTGTCTAATGCCTTTCTATAGATGATCGCGGCCTTTTCTTTCACTTGTAATGGAAGATGAAGGTTGTCTTTTAGCCTGTCTAACTCCCCCATGGCTTGAATTAAGTTTTTATCGATGGATGAATGGACTCCAGTTCTGATTTGCAATTTTCTTAACCTCAGCATTTCTAGCCTTGTAGAAATTGGCAATTGCTTTCCGTGAGCATCTCGGTTTATTCGGTCTATGGTCGTAGAAAGCCCCTTATCGTGCATAGAATAAGAAATCGGCATGCCTACTCTTCCTCGACTTTCTTTCTCTTCTTTGGTAAAAGCCCTCCATTCGGCCCCTCTATCTAAGACATTCTCATTGATCACGAGTCCGCAATTTTGGCAGATAATCTCCCCACGGTCGTAATCTTCAATAGGGTTGTCACTACCACATTCAGGACACTTTACGATTTTCCATAATTTTCTTGCATACGAAGTCAAGATTTACATTACACCCTAATTAGATGGTGGCATAGGCAAGGCAAAATCAGAATAAAAAGGGGAAAACTCCCCCTGCAAATAACGAGATTTTCTTCTCAATAATACATACAAAAAGGGCCTAAGAAATTAGGCGCTCCAGACACTTAAGTATCTTTCTACACATACGACAATTTTCGTACATTATTGCGATCGCGCTAACTATGTCATTATCTCTTAACTTGTACGTCAGCGCGCGCACTCGTAAATATATGAAATAGAGTAGATACTAGGCTTTATCAAATCAATGGTTTTGAACCCAAAAGGTGGCGGGCCCGCAGGGACTCGGAGCATTATTGAGGCTAAAATTGGGCTCAAAATTATTACACTCTAATATAAATTCGAATCTCCCCCGGGCGCGCGCGCTAAGAGCATACATTCATTATTTCGCTTTAAACTAAAATTTATGGCTAAACGAACATTTATCAAGTTCAATGGTGATTAGTCATGGGCTTCATAAATTTTAGTAACTTATGGGGAATCTACCACGAAAAATAGACGTCTGAAAGGAATAAGTACAAATATACTCTTGCTTGGCATTGTCAGTTTTTTAAATGATTTAAGCAGCGAAATGATAATGCCAATTTTGCCTATGTTCATTACAGCACTAGGTGGTGCTGGTTTAGTCATTGGATTGATAGGGGGATTAAGGGATAGTATTTCAAGCATTCTAAAAGTCTTCTCTGGTTTTTGGTCTGACAAAACAGGTAAAAGAAAAATATTCGTTTCTTCTGGATATTTAAGTTCCTCAGTATTCAAGCTATTATTGGCTTTTTCTAAAGTATGGCAACATGTCTTATTCTTTGCTAGTTTAGAAAGAGTCGGTAAGGGTTTGAGGGATGCACCAAGAGATGCTATTATTGCAGATTCCATGCCAAGAGAGAGGGGTAAGGGATTCGGCGTTCATAGAGCTTTGGATACTTCTGGAGCGATTGCAGGTTCGATTGTTGTTCTTCTTCTCTTTTGGTTTTTTGGATTTGATTTTAAATCGATTATTCTCTTTGCCGCGATAATCGCATTCTTTTCTTTAATTCCATTACGTTTCGTAAAAGAGAGAAAAAGTGAGCCAAAGGACATAAATCTTGAAATCGGTCTGAAAGGCCTTTCGAGACCTCTCAAGCTATTCGTATTAATTGCAGGCATATTTGCTCTGGCAAATTTCAGCTATATGTTCTTCATTCTCAGGGCACAAGAATTCTTCACAGGCAAATTATCAATTGGGTTGCCAATTTTTTTATACGTACTCTTCAACGTCTTTTATGCCGCGCTCTCCATCCCTTTTGGAACACTTTCTGACAAAATAGGAAGAAAAAAAGTTATTGTTTTTG
This sequence is a window from Candidatus Bathyarchaeota archaeon. Protein-coding genes within it:
- a CDS encoding MFS transporter, which translates into the protein MKGISTNILLLGIVSFLNDLSSEMIMPILPMFITALGGAGLVIGLIGGLRDSISSILKVFSGFWSDKTGKRKIFVSSGYLSSSVFKLLLAFSKVWQHVLFFASLERVGKGLRDAPRDAIIADSMPRERGKGFGVHRALDTSGAIAGSIVVLLLFWFFGFDFKSIILFAAIIAFFSLIPLRFVKERKSEPKDINLEIGLKGLSRPLKLFVLIAGIFALANFSYMFFILRAQEFFTGKLSIGLPIFLYVLFNVFYAALSIPFGTLSDKIGRKKVIVFGYLLFSLTSLGFALIHSLAAFIVLFVLYGIVHAAIEGNQRAFASDLSKKELRGTALGTFHSAIGLMALPASLIAGFLWEIVSPSITFIYGSVVSMISVFFFIAFRNYFKW
- a CDS encoding transcription initiation factor IIB, whose translation is MTSYARKLWKIVKCPECGSDNPIEDYDRGEIICQNCGLVINENVLDRGAEWRAFTKEEKESRGRVGMPISYSMHDKGLSTTIDRINRDAHGKQLPISTRLEMLRLRKLQIRTGVHSSIDKNLIQAMGELDRLKDNLHLPLQVKEKAAIIYRKALDNGFVRGRSIAAIASAALYAACRATETPRTLKEVASASSVRKKKDVARCYRLLLKEQDIRMPVEDPVRCISKIGSKVKIPIKTERIAIEILGEAKQKGVVSGKNPMGLAAAALYVACVLDNVKKTQKEIAEVANVTEVTVRNRYRGLKETLKLNI